One Mycolicibacterium rufum genomic window, GTCGGCGTCGTCACCCACGGTGCGCCGGGATCCGGGCGGGGGATCGCGCTGCTGACGCCGGCCGATCCGGGCGCGCGGCTGTCCTGCACGGCGACTGTGGACTTCAAGGTGCCCCTGGTGGGCGGCAAGATCGAGGGGATGATCGGCAGGCTGATGGTGCCGCAGTTCTCGGTGATCCTGCGCTACACCGCGAAGTGGATCACCCAGAACTCCTGATCGTCACGGCGTGGGTGACGGGTCTGCGGCCGTCGCGCCGCTGTCCCGGGGGCCGGTCGTGTCGGCGTCGGTGCGCCTGCTGTCGTCGGTGGTGACGGCGTCTTCCTGACGGTGCAACGAATCATCTTCGCGCAGAGCATGTTTGACCCGCCTGCTGGGCCGATCGGCGGTGCGGTCGGCACCCGTCTCGCCTGCGGCGTCGTCCTCGGCGCCGGCACCCTTCTCCTCTGCGGCGTCGGCGGATTCCTCGGGGCGCTGGTCGGGTTCGGCGTCCGCGGCGTCTCTCGGCTCGACGGTCCGCCGGGGCGCCGCGGTGTGCTGCGACACCGCCTCGATGCCCTCGCGCAGGGCGCCCGGCATGTGGGCGGCCGTGTCCAGCAACTCACCGATCGACGGCATCAGCCGGGCTGGTCGGTAGCGGCTCGGGTCCGCCGGAATGGGATTGCCGTCGTAGTAGGCCGAGTCGACGATGAGCTTCAGCATCGGTTCGGTGAGATCGGCGATGGTGCTCCCGAACGGCACCACGTCGCGGATCAGCCGCGCCAGCGGCAGTTCGTCGGTGGTGTAGGTGACATAGGTGGTCTGCCCCCGCGTCGTCACGTAGGCGGCGACGCGGTCCTCGACCGGCGGCTGGCACCGCGCGTCCTGACACGGCTGCACCTGGCCGCTGGCGAGGACGGCGCAGCTGTTGGCGCTGCCGCACGAGACCGACGGCGTGCCGTCGACGCCGACAGGCAGTGCGATCTCGGACTGGTCCCGGTACCCGTAGAGATAGGCCACCAGCGAGTTGACGTGGGCCACGACGTTGAACAGGTCGGCGGGGGCGTTCGAGTTGTAGTTGTACTGATAGGCGATGTCGATCACCGCGGCGGCCGCGGTGTCCGTGGGTGTCGGGAATGGATTGACCCCGATGAGCGCGAAAAGCGGGTATCGGGTGCCGAAACCCCCGTCGGGCCGGGAGACGTTGTTGTCGAGGACGAAGACGGTCTTCGGCAGCGCCGGGTCGTCGCGCCGGTCGAACGCCGAGAGCGCCAGGCTCGCGTTGGCCGCCCCCCAGCCCGAGGCCAATACCGCGTTGTCCTCACCCGAGTTCGCCTGCAGCGCTTGCCCGATCGCGGCCGGACCGCCGCGGAAATCGACCGGGATCAGGTCCGGCCCCGGCTGACCGCCCGGGTTGTACGGGGCCTGGTTGAAGAGGCCACCGAAGAAGTCCTCGTTGCCCGTGCCGTCCGGATGCGTGGAACTGCCGACCACGATCAGCGCGGTGAGGTCGACCGACAGTGCCGCGATCGACGCCGGTTGGGTGGCGGCGACACCCCCGACGGCCGCTGCGATTCCCACGGCTGTGATGCCCACGGCCGCCCCACGAAATGTGCCCTTTGCCAACATGCCCTCCCCGTCACGTTCCCTGCACAGTAGCGCGGCGCGGTGCGTTCGTGGCAACGCCGCGTCAGTGTGCTGGCCCGCCGGTGCCGAAGCACTCCTGCAGGAAGTGGCCGAGGGCGGTCCAGGCCCTGCGCGACGCGGTTTCGCTGTAGAGGATGCCGCGCTCACGGTCGTCGGCCCACGGCGCCATGAACGCGTGCATGGTGTCGCCGTAGGCGTGCAGTTGCCAGTCGATCCCGCGGCTGGAGAACTCCCGTCCGAGCGCCACCACGTCCTGCGGCGGGGCGAACGGATCGTCCCAACCGTGCAGCACCAGCACCCGCGCGTGCACGTCGCGCTCCCCGAGCGTCGGGTGCGCGGTCAGCAGGCCGTGGAAGCTCGCCACGCCAGCGAGGGGATGGCCCGCCCGAGCCAGGTCGAGCACGCACAGTCCGCCGAAGCAGAATCCGATCGCGGCCAGCTGCGTCCCGGCGACCTGCGGCACCGAGGTCACGGCGGTGAACACCGTCGCCAATCGCTGCGCCAGCGCATTCCGGTCCTCGGCGAAGCGGGCCATCTCGGCGCCGGTGGCGTCCATGCCGCCGCGGGTGACCTCCTCGCCGAACAGATCGACGGCGACGGCCTGGTAGCCCCACTGGGTCAGCCTGGCGGCGAAGTCCACCTGCAGATCGCTGCGCCCCTCCATCCCGTGTACGACGAGAACGGTCTGCGCGGGCGCGTGGGTGTCGTCGTGCACGAGCACCGCGTCGAACGAGGCTCCGTCGATGTCGTGCCGGAGCGATGTCTTGATCACAGCCACCCGGTCGACGCTGCCATGGAACCGCCGCCCGAGCGAGGGGCGTTCACTGCGCGCGTAACCCGGCGCCGATGCGGTTCCCGAGGGGTCCAATGACGTTGCGGCCGAGCGTCTCATCAGGCGGCCAAGTGGCAGGCTCGGACAATTGACGCCGTCACAAAAACGATTGCCCGAATCGCCGTTGATCATCACGGTCTCGGCGTAGTGTCTGCCCCGTTTCGGGTGTTGCTGAGAGGGGTCGTGGTCATGAGTGCTGCAAGTTATGTCGGTCGGGTCGGCGGGTTGGCGATTGCCCTGGGGGTCGGCACCGCGATCCTCACGGGCCAAGGTGTGGCCTACGCCGACGACACCGATACGTCGACGCCGTCGTCGGTCGACGCCGGATCGCCGGGTCCGTCGACGCGCGACGACACGGTGACGCTCGACAGGCAGCCGTTCGGCAAGCACCGCAGTACCGAGCGCACATCGCTCGCGGACACCGTCAAGGGCATCGTCGACCGGGTCGCCGAGGAGCGTCAGAAGCGCGCCGAGGCCGCCGCTGACGCCGAGGACGCCGACGCTCCCGCCACCCGGCCGGGCGAGCGTCGGAAGCACCGCGACGCCGCCGATGAGCAGGAATCCACTCCGGCGCAGCAGGATTCAGCGTCCAGCGAGGCCGCGGACGCCGCCGATGACGCCCCGTCGGTCGACAAGGCGCGAGGGCTCGCCTGGCTGAAGAACCCGCGGGTGCTCGCCGGCCGGGAGGCGCGCGACGCCCGGGAGGCTGAGCCGGCACGCACGACCGTCACGTCACTGTGGACTCCGCCGGGCGCACTGACCGCCGACGACACCGAGGTCACCCCGCCCGCCACGCCGCGGACGACCGTCGTGGGTGGCCTGCTCGCCGCACTGAACCGGGTGCTCGACCCCGGCTCGTCCAACAACACCACGCCGATCGGCGGCTCACTGTCCGACCTCGTCCTGCTGGCCGGCGCGCGCCGCGAGTCGGCGCAGGTGGACGCGTTGGTGGCCCAGTCCTTCGTCACGACCTCGCAGGGGGTGATCGTCGGGTGCACCGTCGGTCTCACCTGCACCACGCCGGACGGATCGGTCTACACGCTGAAGGACGGCCCGAGCAAGGGCGGCAAGCTGACCCTGGACGCCACGACCGGCGCCTTCCGCTTCCTGCCCTTCGCCGACGAGAAGACCACCAACGGGCCGTCGGGGACCGAGACCTTCTCGGTGCTCGTCGCGCAGAACACCAAGTTCACCGACGCCATCACCGGCCTGCCGATCATCGGGGCGAGCCTGATCACGCCGATCGTTCAGGCCCTGCAGCAGGCGGGCGTCCTCTCCGGTCTGATCGGCACCGCCGAGCTGCAGAACATCGAGGTGGACATCGACGCGTTGCGCGGGGTGGCGGACACCCCGGTCGCCTACACGACGTTCGTGACGTCGTGGGACGGCGTCAAGATCAGCACGAACTTCTTCCCGGCGCTGCCCGTCGGTGACGACGCCAACCCCGGCTACGAGACGATCTTCAACGGGCCAGGCCTGGCGCAGCCGGGTGCCACCGACCCCAACGACCCGTTCGTCAAGAATTTCCGGGCCCTCGGCTACAACGTGGTGACCTGGGATCCGCGCGGTGAATTCGCCTCGGGCGGGTTGCTGCAACTCGACAGCCCCCAGTACGAGGGCCAGGACGTCCAGCAACTCATCAGCTGGGTGGCCACCCAGAACGGCGTCGAACTCGACAAGGCGAACGATCCCAGGATGGGGATGGTCGGCGTCTCCTACGGCGGTGGCATCCAGTGGGTGACCGCCGCGGGGGACAACCGGGTGGACGCGATCGCGCCCGGGTGGTCCTGGAACACGTTGCCGGACTCGCTGTATCCGCACAATGCGTTCCGGACCACCTACTCGGCGATTCTGCTGCTCGGCCTCGTGGAGACGCGGGCCAGGATCAACCCGCAGATCTACGGCGGCATCCTGACCGGTGCGACGCTGGGGATCCTGACGCCGGCCCAGATCCAGCTGCTGCAGAACAGCGGCCCGGGGGAGACGGTGCGCGGGATCTCCGTGCCTACCCTGATCTTCCAGGGCACCGTCGACGTGCTGTTCCCGCTGCACCAGTCGCTCGTCAACCTGGGCTATCTCGAGGACAACCCGAACGTGAAGCTGATCTGGTTCTGCGGCGGCCACGGCACCTGTCTGCCGGGCCAAGGCAACGGCACCGCCGACAGCGTCTGGACGCTGACCGAGACGGTCAAGTGGATGCAGACCTACGTCAAGGACCTCATTCCCGCCGACGACAAGGTCTTCGAGTGGAGCGATCAGACCGGCACTCGGTGGGCGTCGACGGTGCGCCCGACCGACGACACGTTCTACGACGCGATCAGCAAGGTCCCCACGACGGAATGGAACACCGGCAAGACGCTGCCGATCATCCCGATCGTCGGCGGTTCCGGCCCGGGCCCCATCGCTCCGGCGCCCTACTCGTACGGCAACGGATCCGTCGCGACGAATGCGGTCACCATCGATCTGACCAATCCGTCGGGTGCGGCCAACGTCGTGGGCGCGCCGCACGTGGTGATCGACTACAGCGGTCTGGGCACCAGCCGGCACATCTACGCCCAGGTCGTGGACAACAAGACGGGACTGGTGGTCGGCAACATCGTCTCGCCGGTACCGGTCACCCTCAACGGCCGGGACCAGCAGGTCGAGATCGACCTCGAGGACATCGCCTACACGATGACCCCGGACAGCGACCTGAGTCTGCAGATCTTCACCACCGCAACCCCGTTCCTGAACCTGACGCAGTTCGGCTTCGTCAACATCAAGAGCGTGGAGGTGACGCTGCCGACGACGTCGAAGGGTTCCCTGCTGGCGGTGTTCAACCCCGTCGCGGTCTGACGCGCAAAGGCCGCCGAGTGTGCAGTTGTTGACGCGAATCGCGAGTGCGACCGTCAATAACTGCACACTCGCGGCGTTCTGAGAGAAGAGCGCCCCCGGCAGGGATCGAACCTGCGGCCAACCGCTTAGAAGGCGGTTGCTCTATCCACTGAGCTACGGAGGCAACGCCCGAGGAGTGTATCGCGCGCAGGCCGTAAAGCCGCTCCGCGTCCGGAGGCGGCCGACTAGCGTGGTGCCCATGAGCAATGCGCCGGACGTAGACGCGGCGGGACTTCCGGAGGAACTCAGCCCGCTCGACCAGATCCTGCACCGCGGCGAGGCCAACCCGCGCACCCGCTCCGGCATCCTCACCGTCGAACTGCTCGACACCACCCCCGACTGGAACGTCTTCCGCGCCCGCTTCGACAACGCCTCCCGCAAAGTGCTGCGGCTGCGGCAGAAGGTCGTCACCCCCACGCTGCCGACGGCCGCCCCGCGCTGGGTCGTCGACCCGGACTTCAACCTCGACTTCCATCTGCGCCGCGTCCGCGTTCCGCAACCGGGCACCCTGCGCCAGGTGATGGACCTGGCCGAGGTGGCCGCCCAGTCTCCGCTGGACATCTCCCGTCCACTGTGGACCGCCACGCTCATCGAGGGCGTGCACGACGGGCAGGCCGCGCTGATGGTCCATCTCAGCCACGCCGTCACCGACGGTGTCGGCGGCGTCGAGATGTTCGCCAACCTGTACGACCTCGAACGCGACCCCCCTCCGCAGGACGCCGCCCCCTTACCCATCCCCGCCGATCTGTCGCCCAATGACCTGATGCGGCAAGGGATCAACCGCCTGCCGGGCACCATCGCCGGCGGTGTGCGCGACGCACTGTTCGGCGCCGCGCAGGCGGTCGGGCACGTGGTGCGCGATCCCGTCTCCCGACTGGGCAGCGTCATCGACTACGCGATGTCGGGCGCCCGGGTCATCGGTCCGGTCGCCCCGCCCTCGCCGCTGCTGCGCCGGCGCAGCCTGTCGAGTCGCAGCGAGGCCATCGACATCGAGTTCGGCGCGCTACACCGTGCGGCCAAGGCCGCCGGTGGCTCGATCAACGACGCGTACCTCGCGGGGTTGTGCGGGGCGCTGCGCCTCTATCACCAGGCCAAGGGTGTTCCGGTGGACACGTTGCCGATGGCGGTCCCGGTGAACCTGCGCTCGGAGGCGGACCCGGCGGGCGGCAACCGGTTCGCGGGCGTGAACCTGGCCGCTCCGATCGGTCTGAGCGACCCGGCCGTGCGCATCCGCAACATCAGGACGCAGATGACGCGCAAGCGCGACGAGCGTGCCCTCGACATGGTCGGCGCCATCGCCCCCGTCGTCACCCTGCTGCCCGACAGCGTGCTGGAGACCATGGCCGGCTCGATCGTCAACTCCGACGTGCAGGCCAGCAACGTGCCCGTGTACGCCGGCGACACGTTCATCGCCGGCGCGAAGGTGTTGCGGCAGTACGGGCTCGGGCCGCTGCCCGGCGTCGCGATGATGGTCGTGCTGATCTCCCGGTCCGGCTACTGCACCATCACCACCCGCTACGACCGGGCCGCCTTCACCGATCCGGCGCTGCTGTCCCGTTGTCTGCTCGCGGGTTTCGACGAGGTCCTCGCCCTCGGCGGTGACGGCCGGGCCTCGCCGGCCACGTTCACCGATGAGTCGCCCTCGTTCAGCGCGACCTCCCCGTCGTCTGCCACCCCGAAGTCCCCCGCCACCTCGACGAACGGAAGTGCCGCACCGTGACACCGAATACGCCCGGTAGCCCTCAGATGCGTCTTCCCGGTTCGGTCGCCGAGATCGAGGCCAGTCCGGAGGGGCCTCAGGTCGGGGCGTTCTTCGACCTCGACGGCACGCTCGTCGCCGGGTTCACCGGTGTGGTGATGACCCAGGACCGGCTGCGGCGGCGCCAGATGTCGGTGGGTGAGTTCATCGGCATGGTCCAAGCCGGACTCAACCATCAGCTGGGCCGCTCGGAGTTCGAGGACCTCATCGGCAAGGGCGCCCGGATGCTGCGCGGTAACTCGGTCGACGACATCGACGAACTCGCCGAGCGGTTGTTCGTGCAGAAGATCGTCGGTCGCGTCTATCCGGAGATGCGCCAACTGGTGCGCGCGCACATGGCGCGCGGGCACACCGTCGTCCTCAGTTCCTCCGCGCTGACCGTGCAGGTCGAACCCGTCGCCCGCTTCCTGGGAATCGACAACGTCCTGAGCAACAAGTTCGAGACCGACGAAAACGGGCTGATCACCGGCGAGGTGCAGCGGCCGATCATCTGGGGGCCCGGCAAGGCACGTGCGGTGCAGGAATTCGCGACGGCCAACGGGGTCGACCTGTCCCAGAGCTACTTCTACGCCGACGGCGACGAGGACGTCGCGCTGATGTACCTCGTCGGCAATCCGCGCCCGACCAATCCCGAGGGCAAGATGGCCGCCGTCGCCGCCAAACGCGGGTGGCCGATCCTGCGGTTCAGCAGCCGCAGCGGGGCGAGCCCGGTGTCGCAGCTGCGCACCGCGGCCGGCATCGCGACGATGGTGCCGGTGGCGTGGGGGGCGCTGGGGGTCGGGCTCCTCACGCGTAATCGGCGCAGCGGCGTGAACTTCTTCACGTCGATGTTCGGCCGGACGCTGCTCAACACCGTCGGGATCAACCTGCAGGTGCTCGGCGAGGAGAATCTGACCGCGCAGCGCCCCGCGGTGTTCATCTTCAACCACCGCAATCAGGCCGACCCGCTGATCGCCGGACGGCTCGTCAGTGACAACTTCACCTCGGTCGGCAAGAAGGAACTCGAGAACGACCCCATCGTCGGCACGATGGGCAAAATCATGGACGCCGCCTTCATCGACCGTGACGATCCGCGCAAAGCCGTCGAGGGACTCAAGAAGGTCGAGGAGTTGGCGCGCAAGGGCCTGTCGATCCTGATCGCCCCCGAGGGCACCCGGCTGGACACCACCGAGGTCGGCGAGTTCAAGAAGGGTCCCTTCCGGATCGCGATGTCGGTGGGCATCCCCATCGTGCCGATCGTGATCCGCAACGCCGAGGTGATCGCGGCACGCGACTCCAGCACGTTCAATCCCGGGACCGTGGATGTCATTGTCTTTCCCCCGATTCCGGTCGACGACTGGACTCACGACAACCTCACCGAGCGCATCGCCGAGGTCCGGCAGCTCTATCTCGACACGCTGAAGGACTGGCCGCACGACACCCTGCCGGTGCCCGACCTCTACACCCGTAAGAAGGCCAAGGCCCCCGCCGCGAAGAAGGCACCGGCGAAGAAGGCCGCCAAGAAGGCCACCGCCACGAAGACGGCCGCCAAGAAGACGGCCGCCCAGAAGGCTCCGGCCAAGACCGCCAAGAAGGCGCCCGCGAAGGGCCGGCCATGAAGGTCCGCGCCGACGACATCACCGCGTTCACCGCGGTCGACGACACCCTCGTGCTGGCCTCGGTGTCTTCACCGGCCGAGGAGGAGTTGCTCAGCGACTGGCTGCACCGGCAGCGGGACGAACACCCGGACTCGAAGATCGAGGTGCTGAAGCTGCCGGCCGACGATGACCCACCGCCGGGGGTGCTGGCTCAGCTGGTGGAGATGCTCGATGCCGACGACGACCGCTCCATCGTCCCGGTGCGCGTGTTCTGGGTGCCCGGCGGCCTGCCGACGCGCTCGAAGGTGGTCGCGCTCATCTCGGGACGTGACACCTACTGCCCGCCGAAGATCCTGCAGCACAGCATCCTCAAGCGCGACCCCTCGCGCGCCCGGGTCGTCGCCGGCGAACCGGCGAAGGTGTCCGAGCTGCGGCAGTACTGGAGCGACAACACCACGGCCGAAAACCCGAGGGAATTCGCCCGATTCGTGCTGCGCCGGGCCATCCTGGCGATCGAGCGGGTGGAGCTGCGACTGCTCGGCCCGGAATACAAGTCGCCGCGGCTGATCAAACCGGAGGTGCTGTCCTCGGCCCGGTTCCGGGAGGGTCTGGAGAAGATCCCCGGCGCCACCGTCGAGCAGGCCGGTGAGATGCTCGACGAACTCGGCACCGGCTGGAGCCGTTTCTCGGTCGATCTGATCCCGTCGCTCGGCCGGGCGATCTTCAGCCGCGGCTTCGACCCCAACATCGACTACGACCGCACCGAGGTCGAGGCGATGCGTCACGCGCTGGAAGCCCACCCGGCCGTGCTGCTGTTCTCCCACCGGTCCTATCTCGACGGCGCGATCGTGCCGGTCGCCATGCAGGAGAACCGGCTCCCGCCGGTGCACACCTTCGCGGGAATCAATCTGTCGTTCGGCGCGATGGGCCCGCTGATGCGCCGCTCCGGCGTGATCTTCCTGCGCCGTAAACTCGACGACCCGCTGTACAAGTACGTGCTCCGTCAGTTCGTCGGCTACATCGTCGAGAAGCGGTTCAACCTCGCCTGGGCGATCGAGGGCACCCGGTCGCGCACCGGGAAGATGTTGCCGCCCAAGCTCGGTCTGCTCGCCTACGTCGCCGACGCCTACCTCGACGGCCGCAGCGACGACATCCTGCTGCAGCCCGTGTCGATCAGCTTCGATCAGCTGCACGAGACCGCCGAGTACGCCTCGTACGCCCGTGGCGGGGAGAAGACCCCGGAGGGGTTGTCCTGGCTGGTGAATTACATTCGGGCGCAGGGCGAACGCAACTACGGCAAGATCTACGTCCGCTTCCCGCAGGCGGTGTCGATGCGGGAGTACCTGGGCGAGCCGCACGGCGCGATGACGACCGACGAGGCCGCCAAACGTCTCGCGTTGCAGAAGATGGCGTTCGAGGTGGCGTGGCGCATCGTGCAGGTGACCCCGGTCAACGCGACCGCGCTCGTCTCGGCGCTGCTGCTGTCCACCCGCGGCGTCGCGCTGACGCTGGACCAGTTGCACCACACGCTGCAGGACTCGCTCGACTACCTCGAGCGCAAGCAGACCCCGATGACCAACAGCGCGTTGCGGTTACGCACTCCCGACGGCGTGCGCGCCGCGCTGGACGCGCTGTCGGGGGGACACCCCGTCACCCGTGTCGATGGTGGTCGCGAGACCGTCTGGTATATCGCGCCGCAGGACGAGCTCGAGGCGGCGTTCTACCGCAACTCGCTGATCGACGCGTTCCTCGAGACCTCGCTCGTCGAGCTCGCCCTGGCCTACGCGGCCCGCACCGACAGCGATCGGGTGGAGGCGTTCTGGAGTCAGGTGATGCGACTGCGGGATCTGCTCAAGTTCGAGTTCTACTTCGCCGACTCGGCCGGCTTCCGTGAGCACGTCGCCGAGGAGATGTCCTGGCACGAGGACTGGGAAAGTGACGTCGCCGCCGGCGGTGACCGCCTCGACGCGCTGCTGCGCGCCAAGCGGCCGACGATCGCCGGCCCGCTGCTGCGCCCGTTCTTCGAGGCCTATCAGATCGTCGCCGACGCCCTGCTCGACGCTCCCGCCGACATCTCCGAGAAGGACCTGACGGCCAAGGCGCTGGGGCTCGGCCGCCAGTACGTTGCGCAGGGCCGGGTGCAGAGCAACGAGTCGGTGTCGGCGCTGCTGTTCACCACCGCGCGGCAGGTCGCCGCCGACCAGCATCTGCTCGAACCGGCCGCCGACCTCGAGGACCGGCGCAAAGAGTTCCGCGGCGAGCTCCGCGGCATCCTGGCCGACATGAACACCGTCGACCGGACGGCGCGGCGGCAGTTCGTCGCCCGCGAGCGCAGCCGTCGCGAGCTGCGCAACCCGACGGTCTGAGGAGCTCCGCCCGCCGAGGTCATACGCTGGAGGGATGACTCTCACCGGCCGACCCGCCGACGTCGGCGTGCGCAAGGCATCGGTGTGGCCACTGCTCTACGGCGTCGCCGTGCTGGCGGGGTTGACCGCGGCCGCGCTGTCCGCGCTGTCGCTCGCCGAATCGCTGACCGCGACCGGATTGCCCGACCCCGGACCGGTCACCACCTACGGGCTGCCGTTCGTCAAGGCGGCCGGCGAGCTCGCCGCGGTGATCGCCGCCGGCTCGTTCCTGTTCGCGGCGTTCATGGTGCCGCCGCAGGCCAACGGGGTCCTCGACGTCGCCGGGTACCGGGCGCTGCGGACGGGGACGGCGGCGGCCGGGATCTGGACGGTCTGCGCGGTGCTGATGGTGCCGCTCACGGTCTCCGACATCAGTGGGCAGCCCCTGTCGTCGCGGCTGAGTCCCGGTGCCATCTGGTCGGTCGCCGATCTCATCGACATCGCGGGCGCCTGGCGGTGGACCGCGCTGTTCGCGGCGGTGGTGACCGTGGTCAGCATCCCCGTGCTGCGCTGGTCGTGGACGCCGGTGCTGTTCGGGGGCGCGCTGGCGACGCTGCTGCCGCTCGCGCTGACGGGGCACTCGTCGTCGGGCGGTGCGCACGACGTCGCGACCAACAGCCTCCTCGTGCACCTGATCGCGGGAGCGGTGTGGGCCGGGGGACTGCTCGCGCTGCTCGCGCACGCGCTGCGCAGTGGCGACCATGCATATTTGGCGGCGCGCCGCTTCTCGGCGGTGGCGCTGTGGTGTTTCGTGGCGATGGCGATCAGCGGCGTCATCAACGCACTGGTGCGTCTGCGGCCCGAGGACCTGATGCAGACCCGGTACGGCTGGCTGGTGCTGGCCAAGATCGTCGCGCTGGTGACCCTGGGGTTCCTGGGTTGGCGGCAGCGCCGCAGCGGGGTGGCCGCGCTGGCGGAGAACCCGGGCGCCCGGGCGGCGCTGATCCGGTTGGCGCTGGTCGAAGCCGTCGTTTTCGGGCTCACGTTCGGCATCGCGGTTGCGCTGGGCCGCACCCCGCCGCCGCCTCCGCGCAGCGTGGACCTGTCGATCCCCGCCGTCGAGATCGGCTACGACCTGGCCGGGCCCCCGACGGCGGCGCGGTTGCTGTTCGACTGGCGATTCGACCTGATGTTCGGTACCGCTGCGCTGGTGGCGGCGGTGGTGTACCTCGCGGCGGTGCGCCGGCTGCGCCGCCGCGGCGACGCCTGGCCGGTCGGTCGCGTGGTGGCGTGGCTGCTCGGCTGTCTGGTGCTGCTGCTGGCCACGTCGTCGGGGATCGGCCGGTACATGCCGGCGATGTTCAGCATGCACATGATCGCCCACATGCTGCTGTCGATGCTCGCGCCGATCCTGCTGGTGCTCGGCGCGCCGATGACGCTGGCGCTGCGCGCGTTGCCGACGGCCGGGCGCAACGAGCCGCCCGGTCCGCGGGAGTGGCT contains:
- a CDS encoding glycerol-3-phosphate 1-O-acyltransferase, with the protein product MKVRADDITAFTAVDDTLVLASVSSPAEEELLSDWLHRQRDEHPDSKIEVLKLPADDDPPPGVLAQLVEMLDADDDRSIVPVRVFWVPGGLPTRSKVVALISGRDTYCPPKILQHSILKRDPSRARVVAGEPAKVSELRQYWSDNTTAENPREFARFVLRRAILAIERVELRLLGPEYKSPRLIKPEVLSSARFREGLEKIPGATVEQAGEMLDELGTGWSRFSVDLIPSLGRAIFSRGFDPNIDYDRTEVEAMRHALEAHPAVLLFSHRSYLDGAIVPVAMQENRLPPVHTFAGINLSFGAMGPLMRRSGVIFLRRKLDDPLYKYVLRQFVGYIVEKRFNLAWAIEGTRSRTGKMLPPKLGLLAYVADAYLDGRSDDILLQPVSISFDQLHETAEYASYARGGEKTPEGLSWLVNYIRAQGERNYGKIYVRFPQAVSMREYLGEPHGAMTTDEAAKRLALQKMAFEVAWRIVQVTPVNATALVSALLLSTRGVALTLDQLHHTLQDSLDYLERKQTPMTNSALRLRTPDGVRAALDALSGGHPVTRVDGGRETVWYIAPQDELEAAFYRNSLIDAFLETSLVELALAYAARTDSDRVEAFWSQVMRLRDLLKFEFYFADSAGFREHVAEEMSWHEDWESDVAAGGDRLDALLRAKRPTIAGPLLRPFFEAYQIVADALLDAPADISEKDLTAKALGLGRQYVAQGRVQSNESVSALLFTTARQVAADQHLLEPAADLEDRRKEFRGELRGILADMNTVDRTARRQFVARERSRRELRNPTV
- a CDS encoding cytochrome c oxidase assembly protein, with the translated sequence MTLTGRPADVGVRKASVWPLLYGVAVLAGLTAAALSALSLAESLTATGLPDPGPVTTYGLPFVKAAGELAAVIAAGSFLFAAFMVPPQANGVLDVAGYRALRTGTAAAGIWTVCAVLMVPLTVSDISGQPLSSRLSPGAIWSVADLIDIAGAWRWTALFAAVVTVVSIPVLRWSWTPVLFGGALATLLPLALTGHSSSGGAHDVATNSLLVHLIAGAVWAGGLLALLAHALRSGDHAYLAARRFSAVALWCFVAMAISGVINALVRLRPEDLMQTRYGWLVLAKIVALVTLGFLGWRQRRSGVAALAENPGARAALIRLALVEAVVFGLTFGIAVALGRTPPPPPRSVDLSIPAVEIGYDLAGPPTAARLLFDWRFDLMFGTAALVAAVVYLAAVRRLRRRGDAWPVGRVVAWLLGCLVLLLATSSGIGRYMPAMFSMHMIAHMLLSMLAPILLVLGAPMTLALRALPTAGRNEPPGPREWLLAALHSRFSRVLTNPFVATALFIVGFYGLYFGGIFDAVVGSHAAHLAMNLHFLLSGYLFYWVVIGIDPTPRPLPPIAKLGMVFASLPLHAFFGVVLMGTNTAIGGDFYRSLALPWHTDLLGDQRLGGAIAWAAGEVPLVVVLIALFVQWRRSDDRTARRLDRAADRDDDADLAAYNAMLAELARRDRADS